The genomic stretch AACTCACGGATTCTGAAAAGGAAGGACTGAATGTCAGCACATGATGAAAATGAGGATGAAGAATATCTGGGTATGATGAATAAATGCATACCTGACTTCAGACTGGTCGCCTGAGTGGCTATCAGAAGGTGATGTAACCTCCATATCATTACTGGCAGATATAATGGGGCATGATGCATCAAGCGTCCCAGACACAAAACTACCAAATGTCAAGTGCGCAAAATCAGCATTGGAAACCTGAAGGTGACCAGGGATTATTACAGCTGGGTTATCTTCAGATGCTTTTGGTCTACTTTCCTCATGTATAGTCAAGTGTTCCAACTGATACGCCGTAGTAGACATGTCACCGTTTGAATCTACATCTACAAGGGTACAAGTCATAATAAGAACTGAGAAAGAGTCATAGTAGTGAACAAAAGAGAAGTGACTAGGAAGACAGGGAATTCTGGTCAGctagacaaggtgcgagcacgcaAACATGAAACATGAAAGAAACATGCATAAGCTCTAACAGCCAGGGAGACAATGGTAAGGGAAGTCCTAAGTCTATGTACTTGCAAAAGATAAAAGAGGTGTAAATAGCATCTTTTATATAACTTACTTTGGCTGTGCTCAAATGAATGTTTGTCAGGCAGATAACCATCTGTTGTCTCTATCAAGTCACTATTAAAGGATAAGTCTTTATCAGACAGAGAAAACGGTACTGAAGATGTTAGACCACCGGTATTGTTTGCACTCATCTCCTTAGTTTGCTCTAAATTGCCGGTGACATCTTCGTTGACCTCAGGAGTAAATGATCTTGGTGTGATCACATTTGTGGAAGCAGCAGCAATAGCTTCTGGCACATCTGACCCCTGTCCTGGATGTACAGGGTGGACCTGAATAGTGCCATTTGGTAATTTATCAGCTCTGACACTGTCCCCTTGTGATGGCAAAACTGTGTTAGAATTTGATGCATTGGCAACCACTGAGCCACCAACAGCTGGCATGCCAGCCTTATTTGCAGCAGTTCTGCCTCCAGATTTAGCTTGAGGTATGCCCTTCTTCACTATATCAGCCAAAGAAGGGCGTCCTGGCACCCCACCCCAACCATGCTGCACTTGTGGAGGCTGGAAACTGGTAGACTTAGCATCAGCTAAATTTCTGGAAACAGAAGCACAAAAAGTTAGAAAACCTGTGAAGGGAAGTCCAAAGTCTATGTACTTGAATTACCACCAAGCCATTAAACATAGCAATTTATAAACTAGAGAATGAAGCTATACATCATAAAAAAAAAGTCAGTTTCTAATGGTTCTGATAAAGACATGAATAAATTTTCTGAAAAGATAGATGATGAGAATCAAACATGCACAATGCAGAGATAAAAGGAAAACTAGAAGACAGGAAAACTGTGATGATATGTCTGCAGAAATCCTAACtcatattcttcttctctctttctgctATCAGCCTTCTAGCAAAGTGTTACAACAGAGATTATTAGATCATTAAGGCATCATGAGTAGGCTACACCTCTTCTTTACCTTTGAAAGCTAAATAATTTATCCAAACTAATGCTTCATACTAACATCATACAGGAGGAAATCTAACAAAGGGAAAACCCATCCAACGGTACTTAACAGTTACATCTGACAAAAACATGAGTTTTTTGGTTGTACTTGATTCGCCAAAGAAATAATGAATCAGATACTATAAAACAATCAACAATTACAGCACAGAATAGACAAAGCTACTGTAAGAATTGCAACAAAATTAGGTGCAAAAACATGAACTCAAGATCTATTTACATACCCAGATGCCGAAATTGTTTCCACAGAATTGCCCCCCTTGACAGAATCAGCGGTTGACGTGTTTGGCGGAACAGTTTCTTTCTTGATAGGACCTTTAGCACTAGCAGTAGAGTCTGCTGATAGTTGTCAAGTCGATACAAGTTTTAATGAGTCAGACTTCACAAAAAAAATCTTTATCGTATAGCACTACAGAATTTAGCAAATTACCTCCTGAAACAGAGTAAAAACGCCCACTTCGATCAGAACCAGCCTTAGGTCCTCGGTATGCAGATTTATAAAATGGGCGAGGCCTTGTTTCCTGAGAAGGTTTTACCTACAGGTGGTAAGAGTTTATCAGAAGAACAATCAAGTGGCGTGGATCAACTTAAACAACAGAAATACCAAAATTGTATTGAAGAATAACCCCAAGAAGggttttttttcctttgaagCTGAGGGCAGAGGATATGTAGggtttgttggagatatggtttTTTATAGGACCATGCTGCATAGGCGTGGCCTGGATACAAATTACTGAGTTTTGTAGCAGTAAAAGAGGAGTTCGACAATGGATTGAGGTAGTTATGGTGTGTTCCTAACTAACTTTGCTATCCGAAGTACTCTGACCACTCCAACGTCCTAACATGGAGACAAATTAAAGCAAATGCAGTGCAATCAAATGATCCCACAACAAATCTAAAGACCATTGATATCTCAGGTAGCAGGCAAATCAGCCCACATTCGCCAATCAATACTCCCTTAGTCTAATCAGTGGCCATAAAGATCTAAATTCCCAATCAATACAGCAAGAACGAGGAATAAGACCAAACAATAATAAACACCCATAAAACAGCATAGGAAATTCATGGTTCATGTACTAACCTCCTTTTTGTTATTGCGCTTTCTCCTCACCTCAAGGAAAGGATCTGAACAAACATAATAAGAGAGTTAGATAACTTGCCAGCATACAGATAACTGCTTGTAGGTAAACATTAGAAAGTGCATGAGCATAATACAATCTTCCATCTGCTCTTGCTGCAAAGAAAGACCATTGAGATCCAAGACACTCAACATGTGTAGTAACTAGCAAGTAACATACTATAGTATCTTCCAGAAGAAAAAAGCAATTATTACTACTACTTGGTCAGCCATGTATGGATTTCAAACACTACTGATATAACTGCCACTCTGTGAACATGAGGTACTCTTGCGAGATTAATCAGACTCGTAATGTAATAAATGCAAAATTAATCTCTAAGCAAAGGGTTGCACAGTAGTAGTAGTATTATTTACACTTGCATGCAAGGTGGAAGCTCTACTACTTAATtaatatgctgctagtttcaaacACACAAATATAACTGCCACTCTTGTGAACGCAAAAAATTATCCACCTGTAATGAATGCATCTATATACTAATTATCCACCTGAGTAGAAGCCACTCAAGTCAAGCGTGGGAGATGATAGTTAATGTGAAGAGCAACTAGTAGTATCCTATTTCTGCAACATACAAGTATGAGGCTAAAAGAGGGACGCACGCACGATGGCAGAGGTCAAACTAAATTGATGAACCTGCTTACATCACGAGGCAGCACCATCTAGGGCCTCAGCTTCGGTCAACACTATGAATTCCCACTGAATCAAACTAACAGCACAGCCAAGTTTACAGCttttcccctcaaaaaaaaaagtttacaGCTTTCAGAAAACGAGACCAAATCGGCGCCGGGAGGCAAACCCTAGCGCTGCTGACGAGGCGCCGCGCGGCGGCGCAGCGCAAGAGACGCTCGGATTCCAGGCAGGGGAGGTCGGGCGGGAGGGGCGgagaaggcggcggtggaggaagaGTACCTTGCGAGATGAGTCGCTCGACGGCGACGTCTGGGTCCATGGCGCAGTCGAGTAGCGTGGCGTAGATCTCGGCCTCGGTGCGGTCGGCGAGGATCCCCTTGAGGCCCTGCACCAGCTTCCTCGAGGCCGGCGGGATCTCCGCCCCCTCCCCCGCCGCGCGgggctgctgctgcggcggcgtcccgccgccgccgccgaccgcctCGGCCTCCGCCCCCGCCTCTCATGGCGCCTCCGGATCcgactgccgccgccgccgcgtgtgtGGAGAGCAGCAAAACCCTCgagtctccgccgccgccgcgtatcGCCGCACGCACGCACCAAGGAAACCAAGGAGGAAGCTGCCCTGTGCGGCGGGGGAGCTCGGGTATTTATTTTACCAACGAACAATAATCTTCTTCCGGGTTGGAAAGAAAGAAAAACTCTGCTGGTTCGTGTCTGTGCCGGACAGGAGTAGAGTAGGGTTTCAAACGCCCCGAGTCCGGACTCTCCTCCCTGTCCCTGCCTGACAGGTGGGCTGAGAACTTCTTCTTGCCAAATTCACCTTCTGTTTTGTACATACAAGAGTTTGTACGGGAATTACTGTTGCTCGTGTGCGCGCACAACTCGTGAAATCCACGCCGTCGATAGCGTGGCTGTGCCGGTGTATTGCTTTGCCTTTCTCTCCAAGTTTGGATCCTGTTTCGGTATAGATTCTAACTCTtttatgtttgtttgtttgtttatttgtttgtaTTCATACACACATCTACCTAGTCTAGCTAAATTAAACAGTATTATTAATAACATGTGTTTTGGACGAGATACAttaataaagtgtatgtaaaacactgCGTGCAAGATTTCATTAAATACGACCCCAACCAGCGAGGAACGGTAGTACTACCTCAATTTCAAAGTTTAAGACTTATATTATTTTCAAAAAAACATACTACATCAAGTTTAACCAAAAAAAATTACTAAAAttcattaacatgtaaaatacaaagTCAATACCATTATAGATAGATAAtgttcatatggtatctacaaaatataatATTCGTTGATAActtttctaaaagtttggtcaaactttatttggttCGACTTTTCAAATGATATATAATAAGCCTAAAGCTTTGGAGCTGAGGTAGTGAGTTGGGGAACGGAGTTGATGTAATTAATAATTCATAAATATTAAGGAAACGAAATTATCAGTATCATCAAGTGTTCACTTGATGAAATTTTAGAAGAGTCTCATCAGGTTTTTCAAGCATTTCATATTTTTTAGAAAATAACTGGGTTGGAAATAGATAACCTCCTCTCGAGCATTTCATCTAAAAAAAATCAACATTTGTTCATTTCTCGTGAAATggtcttctctctcctttattattaaattgaaattgctgATACCCTACATTGATAGGCCAAGTTAGAAAATATCACACCCTTGCCACCGCAAAGTGAGAGGTACCAGTTGGATGTTCGcatg from Lolium rigidum isolate FL_2022 chromosome 4, APGP_CSIRO_Lrig_0.1, whole genome shotgun sequence encodes the following:
- the LOC124648208 gene encoding uncharacterized protein LOC124648208, which encodes MERELMLEDELGLDANVQWEEELGVEDELDAQEVLEAEAVGGGGGTPPQQQPRAAGEGAEIPPASRKLVQGLKGILADRTEAEIYATLLDCAMDPDVAVERLISQDPFLEVRRKRNNKKEVKPSQETRPRPFYKSAYRGPKAGSDRSGRFYSVSGADSTASAKGPIKKETVPPNTSTADSVKGGNSVETISASGNLADAKSTSFQPPQVQHGWGGVPGRPSLADIVKKGIPQAKSGGRTAANKAGMPAVGGSVVANASNSNTVLPSQGDSVRADKLPNGTIQVHPVHPGQGSDVPEAIAAASTNVITPRSFTPEVNEDVTGNLEQTKEMSANNTGGLTSSVPFSLSDKDLSFNSDLIETTDGYLPDKHSFEHSQNVDSNGDMSTTAYQLEHLTIHEESRPKASEDNPAVIIPGHLQVSNADFAHLTFGSFVSGTLDASCPIISASNDMEVTSPSDSHSGDQSEVRIREFENKETSTGNEYIVSAPNSNTENPNITPVQQQSEVGRADLLDVTNNAEYNLSSSDYATSNAVQPDSSTQTYLQENRQMQNISPLSNFMHGSMPNGLLPPAMPPFRELDPAFSMLLTNPPLATMIHGATPSAVSNSTVSSQPQENANPGGLSNPQLAHSQGSTSVAPGPPLPHHLHPYAQGALPLGYASMFGYPSLPQSYAYLPPAAFQQPYMSNGLFHQGAAAAPNSGIKYSVPQYKTNVPLASLPQPASLLSNYMGGYGTANGLPGNFALNQSTPSATTSLGFDGSMPSQYKEGNHYVSLQQQQQSENPAMWMHGAGSRGMPPLAANTMYGYQGQQGHQGSFRQGQLPSQYGAALGQSQQGLGPEHRNPSDSNLSAAAQANQMWPSNY